One Rhodanobacteraceae bacterium DNA segment encodes these proteins:
- the ald gene encoding alanine dehydrogenase — protein MRIGVPKETKTLEGRIALVPAACGDLVNAGHEVFIEQGAGLKSGFSDADFERVGVKIAANAAALYEAGELIVKVKEPIAGDLELLRKHHLLFCYLHLAPLPELTQRLVDIGLTGVAFESVEDGHGGLPLLAPMSIIAGRIAVQVGTHLLHQPEGGKGKLLGGLPSAERGKVVVLGAGAAGGNSAALAAAMGANVVVFDKRPDRLEQMMALGANVTALYPYESYVAREVASADLVVGAVLVPSARAPRVVTTAMIKSMQPGSVIVDISIDQGGCVEGIRPTTYAEPTYVEHGVTHFAVTNMPGAVPQTSSQAISAAILPYTMRLASGKWRDYEPLRTGINIDGGKVVHPALL, from the coding sequence ATGCGCATTGGTGTACCGAAGGAAACCAAGACTCTGGAAGGGCGCATTGCGCTGGTGCCAGCCGCCTGCGGCGATCTGGTCAACGCGGGGCATGAAGTCTTCATCGAGCAGGGCGCAGGGCTGAAGAGTGGCTTTTCGGACGCGGATTTCGAGCGGGTTGGCGTCAAGATTGCGGCCAATGCCGCGGCGCTTTACGAAGCCGGCGAGCTGATCGTCAAGGTCAAGGAGCCGATTGCCGGTGATCTGGAACTGCTGCGCAAGCACCACCTGCTGTTCTGCTATCTGCATCTGGCGCCGCTGCCGGAGCTGACCCAGCGTCTGGTCGACATCGGGCTCACCGGCGTTGCTTTCGAGAGCGTGGAAGATGGTCATGGCGGTCTGCCGCTGCTGGCGCCGATGAGCATCATCGCCGGGCGCATTGCGGTGCAGGTGGGCACGCATCTGTTGCACCAGCCCGAAGGCGGCAAAGGCAAGCTGCTGGGCGGTCTGCCGTCCGCCGAGCGCGGCAAGGTCGTGGTGCTGGGTGCCGGTGCTGCTGGTGGCAATTCGGCTGCGCTGGCCGCGGCCATGGGTGCCAACGTGGTGGTCTTCGACAAGCGTCCGGATCGATTGGAGCAGATGATGGCGCTGGGTGCCAACGTCACGGCCCTATATCCCTACGAGAGCTACGTCGCCCGCGAAGTCGCTTCGGCCGATCTGGTGGTCGGTGCCGTGCTGGTGCCGAGCGCACGCGCGCCGCGCGTGGTCACCACGGCCATGATCAAGTCGATGCAGCCCGGCAGCGTCATTGTCGACATCTCCATCGATCAGGGTGGCTGCGTCGAGGGCATTCGCCCGACGACCTACGCCGAACCGACCTATGTCGAGCATGGCGTGACCCACTTTGCCGTGACCAACATGCCAGGTGCGGTGCCGCAGACCTCATCGCAGGCCATTTCTGCGGCGATTCTGCCGTACACCATGCGTCTGGCCAGCGGAAAGTGGCGCGACTACGAGCCGCTGCGTACCGGCATCAACATCGACGGTGGCAAGGTGGTGCATCCGGCGTTGCTGTGA
- a CDS encoding aminotransferase class I/II-fold pyridoxal phosphate-dependent enzyme — protein MTDEHTLSFILNHLGEDRESYRGAVTPPIFETSNFAFPTVAAMRAAGQDELATAFYTRGNNPTVEILRRKLAALEGTEDALVFGSGAGAIAAGVLAAVRAGDHVLCVQKPYAWTRVLVRDWLPRFGVSVSFVDGGDVAAIEAALTERTRMIVLESPNSLTMELQDLAAIAALAKTRGVRTLCDNSYASPLLQRPADLGIDLVMHSATKYLNGHSDVVAGVLCASRALIQEVFRGPFMTFGAIPGPFEAWLMLRGLRTLGVRMERVVRTTARIVEYLQQHPKIARVYYPGSNSDPQRELAQAQMRSGSGMLAIEVKAEDVAGIERFCDSLKLFLMAVSWGGHESLVWPLAVVIRDGKAESNRTGLPWNLVRLSIGLEEPEDLMVDLEQALAKA, from the coding sequence ATGACCGACGAACACACTCTGAGCTTCATCCTCAATCATCTGGGTGAAGACCGCGAGAGCTATCGCGGTGCCGTGACGCCGCCGATCTTCGAGACCAGCAATTTCGCCTTTCCCACGGTGGCGGCGATGCGCGCTGCGGGTCAGGACGAGCTGGCCACTGCCTTCTACACCCGCGGCAACAATCCCACGGTGGAGATCCTGCGCCGCAAGCTGGCGGCGCTGGAAGGCACCGAGGATGCGCTGGTGTTCGGTTCTGGCGCCGGGGCCATCGCAGCCGGTGTGCTGGCGGCCGTGCGTGCCGGCGATCATGTGCTGTGCGTGCAGAAACCCTATGCCTGGACCCGAGTGCTGGTGCGCGACTGGCTGCCGCGCTTCGGTGTGAGCGTCAGCTTTGTCGACGGTGGCGATGTGGCCGCCATCGAGGCCGCGCTGACCGAGCGGACGCGCATGATCGTGCTCGAAAGCCCGAATTCGCTGACGATGGAATTGCAGGATCTGGCCGCGATTGCGGCTCTGGCCAAGACTCGTGGCGTGCGTACCCTGTGCGACAACAGCTACGCCAGTCCCCTGTTGCAGCGTCCCGCCGATCTGGGTATCGATCTGGTGATGCATTCGGCCACCAAGTATCTGAACGGCCACAGCGATGTGGTCGCTGGAGTGCTCTGTGCTTCCAGGGCGCTGATCCAGGAAGTCTTCCGCGGCCCGTTCATGACCTTTGGCGCGATACCCGGGCCGTTTGAAGCCTGGCTGATGCTGCGCGGCCTGCGCACCCTGGGCGTGCGCATGGAGCGGGTGGTGCGAACGACCGCGCGGATCGTCGAGTATCTGCAGCAGCATCCCAAGATCGCCCGCGTCTACTACCCTGGCAGCAACAGCGATCCGCAGCGCGAACTGGCCCAGGCACAGATGCGCAGTGGGTCGGGCATGCTGGCGATCGAGGTGAAGGCCGAAGACGTCGCCGGCATCGAGCGCTTCTGCGACAGCCTCAAGCTGTTCCTGATGGCGGTCTCCTGGGGCGGGCACGAATCGCTGGTCTGGCCGTTGGCGGTGGTCATCCGCGATGGCAAGGCCGAATCCAATCGTACCGGGTTGCCGTGGAATCTCGTTCGGCTGTCGATAGGACTGGAAGAGCCCGAAGATCTGATGGTGGATCTGGAACAGGCGCTGGCGAAGGCTTAG
- a CDS encoding BlaI/MecI/CopY family transcriptional regulator: protein MADDDTVLSELQLELMRVLWRRGQASTAEVAEVLAQSRGLAHTTIATLLSRLEKRGVVESHRDGRQLVYRPLVEEGAVRRSMVSGLLGSLFGGDARALVTHLLREDEIAPGDLEQLRQLLSNKDSRHD, encoded by the coding sequence ATGGCCGACGACGATACTGTCCTCAGTGAGCTGCAACTGGAACTGATGCGGGTGCTGTGGCGCCGCGGACAGGCCAGCACGGCAGAGGTGGCTGAAGTTCTGGCGCAGAGCCGGGGACTGGCGCATACGACGATCGCCACCTTGTTGTCGCGACTGGAGAAACGCGGCGTGGTCGAATCGCACCGCGATGGTCGACAGTTGGTGTATCGGCCATTGGTTGAGGAGGGCGCGGTGCGTCGCTCAATGGTGTCGGGATTGCTCGGCAGTCTGTTCGGAGGCGATGCGCGGGCGCTGGTAACGCATCTCCTGCGCGAAGACGAGATCGCCCCCGGCGATCTTGAGCAACTGCGCCAGCTGCTTTCAAACAAGGATTCTCGCCATGACTGA
- the trxB gene encoding thioredoxin-disulfide reductase → MSAPKHCRVLILGSGPAGYAAAVYAARANLQPVLITGVEAGGQLMTTTEVDNWPGDAHDLTGPVLMERMKAHAERFDTEIVFDHIHTAELGERPFKLIGDAGSYTCDALIIATGASAKYLGIDSETAFRGKGVSACATCDGFFYRQQDVAVIGGGNTAVEEALYLSNIARKVTVVHRRDKFRAEKILQDKLFAKANIDVIWDHTVDQVLGDDSGVTGVRIAPREGGPTRDIDVHGLFIAIGHTPNTGIFAGQLAMENGYITVKSGSNGFATMTSIPGVFAAGDVADPIYRQAITSAGAGCMAALDADRFLEQHG, encoded by the coding sequence ATGTCTGCACCCAAGCACTGCCGAGTCCTGATTCTCGGCTCCGGCCCCGCCGGCTACGCCGCCGCCGTCTACGCGGCCCGCGCCAATCTGCAGCCGGTATTGATCACGGGCGTCGAGGCCGGCGGCCAGCTGATGACCACCACCGAAGTCGACAACTGGCCAGGAGATGCTCACGACCTGACCGGTCCGGTGCTGATGGAGCGCATGAAGGCCCATGCCGAGCGCTTCGATACCGAGATCGTGTTCGACCACATCCACACGGCCGAGCTCGGCGAACGTCCCTTCAAGCTGATCGGCGATGCCGGCAGCTACACCTGCGATGCGCTGATCATCGCCACCGGCGCCTCAGCCAAGTATCTGGGCATCGACAGTGAGACGGCGTTTCGTGGCAAAGGCGTTTCCGCCTGCGCCACGTGCGATGGCTTCTTCTACCGACAGCAGGACGTGGCGGTCATCGGCGGTGGCAATACCGCGGTGGAAGAGGCGCTGTATCTCTCGAACATCGCCCGCAAGGTTACGGTGGTGCACCGTCGCGACAAGTTCCGCGCAGAGAAGATCCTGCAGGACAAGCTCTTTGCAAAAGCCAATATCGACGTCATCTGGGATCACACCGTTGATCAGGTGCTGGGCGACGATTCCGGCGTGACCGGCGTGCGCATCGCCCCGCGCGAGGGCGGCCCTACCCGCGACATCGACGTGCATGGTTTGTTCATCGCCATCGGCCACACCCCCAATACCGGCATCTTTGCTGGCCAACTGGCCATGGAAAACGGCTACATCACCGTCAAGAGCGGATCCAACGGCTTCGCCACCATGACCAGCATCCCCGGCGTGTTCGCCGCCGGCGATGTCGCCGATCCGATCTACCGTCAAGCGATCACGTCGGCAGGTGCCGGCTGCATGGCGGCACTGGATGCCGATCGCTTCCTCGAGCAGCACGGCTGA
- a CDS encoding threonine aldolase — translation MPIDLISDTVTRPTPGMLAAMCAAEVGDDVFNEDPGVHALQDYAADLFGHEAALFMPSGVMSNQIAIKAHTEPMDELICEETSHVFRYENGGYAFHSQIAIQTIPGDHGRLNAAQIAAAIKPPADWLPRSRLVVLENTCNAAGGSYYTIDQVRPIRALCSERGLSLHLDGARLFNALAETGESPRVWGAEFDSLSICLSKGLGAPVGSLLLGTKAFIAKARRLRKGFGGGMRQIGFLAAAGLYALKHHTERLREDHAHARQLAAVLAQQPYVAGIRPVHTNIVIFDLAGELSAERFLSGLKEQGVRASAFGPRTVRFVTHLDVGGEAIEQACAVLRQLRF, via the coding sequence ATGCCCATCGACCTGATCAGCGATACCGTCACCCGCCCAACGCCGGGCATGCTCGCGGCCATGTGTGCCGCCGAAGTCGGCGACGATGTGTTCAATGAAGACCCGGGCGTGCATGCGCTGCAGGATTACGCCGCGGATCTCTTCGGCCACGAAGCGGCGCTGTTCATGCCCTCGGGCGTGATGAGCAACCAGATTGCCATCAAGGCCCATACCGAGCCGATGGACGAGTTGATCTGCGAAGAGACCTCGCATGTGTTCCGCTACGAGAACGGCGGCTATGCCTTCCATTCGCAGATCGCCATTCAGACCATTCCCGGCGACCACGGCCGGCTGAATGCAGCGCAAATCGCGGCGGCGATCAAACCGCCAGCCGACTGGTTGCCACGCTCGCGCCTGGTGGTGCTGGAGAACACCTGCAATGCCGCTGGCGGCAGTTACTACACGATCGACCAGGTGCGTCCGATCCGCGCGCTATGCAGTGAACGCGGATTGAGCTTGCATCTGGACGGCGCACGGCTGTTCAACGCGCTGGCGGAAACCGGCGAGTCCCCTCGGGTATGGGGCGCCGAGTTCGACAGCCTCTCGATCTGCCTGTCCAAAGGATTGGGTGCGCCGGTAGGCTCGTTGTTGCTGGGAACGAAAGCCTTCATCGCCAAGGCTCGTAGGCTGCGCAAGGGCTTCGGTGGCGGCATGCGCCAGATCGGATTCCTGGCGGCAGCGGGCTTGTATGCATTGAAGCATCACACGGAACGTTTGCGTGAGGATCACGCCCACGCTCGGCAACTGGCTGCGGTGCTTGCCCAGCAGCCCTATGTCGCCGGCATCCGCCCGGTGCACACCAATATCGTGATCTTCGACCTGGCCGGTGAGCTCAGCGCCGAGCGCTTCCTGTCCGGGCTGAAAGAGCAGGGTGTACGTGCGTCGGCATTCGGTCCGAGAACCGTCCGTTTCGTGACCCATCTGGATGTGGGTGGCGAGGCCATCGAGCAGGCTTGCGCCGTGTTGCGCCAGCTCCGCTTCTGA
- a CDS encoding N-acetyltransferase, translating to MPSSPEIDHRLQLTIRHGVADIAAAEWDGLIGADDQPFVRHAFLSALEQSGSLQRELGWSAMPLLLFEGDALIAAAPGYLKANSHGEFVFDWSWADAYRRHGIAYYPKLLIGVPYSPITGPRLLVGDGPEAATRRDKLARAIEGTVAQLRLSSAHLNFLSDSDAAALTHDPWLSRFDWQFHFHNRGYADFEALLSEFTSKKRKNIRQERRQAAQCGLAVEWLEGAEMSEANLDDLHALYIETFDRKGNTPALTREFFSMIRERMPQCLHAAVARSGSQIMAAAIYFSSSTTLYGRYWGARADLPGMHFELCYYQGIEYVIRRGLTRFEPGAQGEHKIARGFLPTRTRSAHLIIHPDFRRAIRGALDQEAQALRAYKAELDTHSPYRE from the coding sequence ATGCCCTCCTCTCCCGAGATCGACCACCGCCTGCAGCTGACCATCCGCCACGGCGTGGCGGACATTGCTGCTGCCGAGTGGGATGGCTTGATCGGCGCGGACGACCAGCCCTTCGTGCGCCATGCCTTCCTGTCGGCACTGGAGCAGAGTGGCAGTCTGCAGCGCGAGCTGGGTTGGTCGGCAATGCCTTTGCTGCTCTTCGAGGGAGACGCGCTGATCGCTGCGGCGCCGGGCTATCTCAAGGCCAATTCGCACGGCGAATTCGTGTTCGACTGGTCCTGGGCCGACGCCTATCGGCGCCACGGAATCGCCTATTATCCCAAGTTGCTGATTGGCGTTCCGTATTCGCCGATCACCGGACCGCGATTACTGGTCGGTGATGGACCCGAGGCCGCCACACGCCGCGACAAGCTGGCGCGGGCCATCGAAGGCACAGTGGCGCAACTGCGGCTGTCGAGCGCCCATCTGAACTTTCTCAGCGACAGCGACGCCGCTGCGCTGACCCATGATCCCTGGCTGTCGCGATTCGACTGGCAGTTTCATTTCCACAATCGGGGCTACGCCGATTTCGAGGCATTGCTCTCTGAGTTCACGTCGAAGAAGCGCAAGAACATCCGCCAGGAGCGGCGTCAGGCCGCGCAGTGCGGCCTGGCCGTCGAATGGCTGGAGGGTGCCGAGATGAGCGAGGCCAATCTCGACGATCTGCACGCACTCTACATCGAGACCTTTGACCGCAAGGGCAACACGCCCGCCCTCACCCGCGAGTTCTTTTCGATGATCCGCGAACGCATGCCGCAATGTCTGCATGCCGCCGTGGCCCGCAGTGGATCGCAGATCATGGCTGCGGCGATCTATTTCTCGTCGTCGACTACGCTCTACGGCCGCTACTGGGGCGCCCGGGCCGATCTGCCAGGCATGCATTTCGAGCTCTGCTACTACCAGGGCATCGAGTACGTCATCCGCCGAGGCCTGACGCGCTTCGAGCCCGGTGCCCAGGGCGAACACAAGATCGCTCGTGGTTTCCTGCCCACACGCACACGGTCGGCGCATCTGATCATCCATCCGGATTTCCGCCGTGCCATCCGCGGGGCACTCGACCAGGAGGCGCAGGCTCTCAGAGCCTACAAGGCCGAACTCGACACGCATTCGCCGTATCGGGAGTAG
- a CDS encoding DNA translocase FtsK 4TM domain-containing protein: MAMTVAMMGWRDRFQRAIRESAFVLLVPLAAYLLVSLSSFDINDAAWSHAGSSLEVHNWGGRAGAWLADVLLYLIGRMAFLLPLVLLWYAWRFLRDPVDGPGGANPLVPLTRIAGLVVALIGGTILCHAQMRADGLPGGAGGVLGSFAGDFLVRSLGRGSTTVFSMVLFLIGSTFATGVSWFRAMDRVGAFTIALIARIGVWRQQFTDWRIGRKARAEREVVREEEKVKRKKREPVKIESVAPVMEKSERAERELQMPLFENIPSGDLPPLALLDEARQTGKGYSPEALEALSRQVELKLKDFRIEARVVGVYPGPVITRFELEPAPGIRGSQISSLDKDIARGLSVVSVRVVDVIPGKSVVGLEIPNQHREMVFLSEILRSREYDKASSVLTLALGKDIGGRPTVVDVAKMPHLLVAGTTGSGKSVAINAMILSLLYKASAKDVRMIMIDPKMLELSVYEGIPHLLAPVVTDMKEASNALRWCVAEMERRYKLMAAVGVRNLAGYNRKVREAKDSGQPILDPLFNVAKAAPGEHPNPLDTMPHIVVIIDEFADMMMVAKKNVEELIARLAQKARASGIHLILATQRPSVDVITGLIKANIPTRVAFQVSSKIDSRTILDQSGAETLLGHGDMLYLPPGTAATERVHGAFVSDEEVHRVVKYLRENHGTADYLEGILEDTQELGDGRVVGETGLPEEANGEADDLYDMAVRIVTETRRASISGVQRRLKIGYNRAARLIEVMEAAGIVSAPEHNGNRTVLAPPPPKD, encoded by the coding sequence ATGGCGATGACTGTGGCCATGATGGGCTGGCGCGACCGATTTCAAAGGGCCATCCGCGAGAGCGCCTTTGTGCTCCTGGTGCCGCTGGCTGCCTATCTGCTGGTTTCACTGAGCAGTTTCGACATCAACGATGCGGCCTGGTCGCATGCGGGTTCCAGTCTTGAGGTCCACAACTGGGGCGGGCGTGCTGGTGCCTGGCTGGCCGATGTGCTGCTGTATCTGATTGGTCGGATGGCCTTTCTGTTGCCGCTGGTGCTGCTCTGGTATGCGTGGCGCTTCCTGCGTGACCCGGTCGATGGACCGGGGGGCGCCAATCCACTGGTGCCGCTGACGCGCATTGCCGGGTTGGTGGTGGCGCTGATCGGTGGCACCATCCTCTGCCACGCGCAGATGCGCGCGGACGGCCTGCCCGGCGGCGCCGGCGGCGTGCTCGGCAGTTTTGCCGGCGATTTTCTGGTGCGCAGCCTGGGACGCGGCAGCACCACGGTGTTCTCGATGGTGTTGTTCCTGATCGGGTCGACTTTTGCCACCGGCGTGTCCTGGTTTCGGGCGATGGATCGGGTGGGTGCGTTCACTATCGCCCTGATCGCACGCATCGGCGTCTGGCGCCAGCAATTTACCGACTGGCGAATTGGCCGCAAGGCCCGCGCCGAGCGCGAGGTGGTCCGCGAAGAAGAGAAGGTCAAGCGCAAGAAGCGCGAACCGGTCAAGATCGAGTCCGTCGCCCCGGTGATGGAAAAGAGCGAGCGCGCCGAGCGTGAGCTGCAGATGCCGCTGTTCGAGAACATTCCCTCCGGCGATCTGCCGCCGCTGGCCCTGCTCGATGAAGCCCGCCAGACCGGCAAGGGCTATTCGCCAGAGGCGCTGGAAGCGTTGTCGCGACAGGTGGAACTCAAGCTCAAGGACTTCCGCATCGAGGCGCGCGTGGTCGGCGTCTACCCGGGCCCGGTGATCACCCGATTCGAGCTGGAACCGGCGCCCGGTATCCGCGGCAGCCAGATTTCCTCGCTGGACAAGGACATCGCCCGAGGGCTGTCGGTGGTCAGCGTGCGCGTGGTCGACGTGATTCCGGGCAAGTCCGTGGTCGGTCTGGAAATTCCCAACCAGCACCGCGAGATGGTGTTCCTGTCGGAAATCCTGCGCTCACGCGAGTACGACAAGGCCAGCAGTGTCCTGACGCTGGCGCTGGGCAAGGATATCGGTGGCCGACCCACCGTCGTGGATGTCGCCAAGATGCCGCATCTGCTGGTCGCCGGCACCACCGGTTCGGGCAAGTCGGTGGCCATCAACGCCATGATCCTGTCGCTGCTGTACAAGGCCAGCGCCAAGGATGTGCGCATGATCATGATCGACCCGAAGATGCTGGAACTCTCGGTGTACGAGGGTATCCCGCACCTGTTGGCGCCGGTCGTGACCGACATGAAGGAAGCCTCCAACGCGCTGCGCTGGTGCGTGGCCGAGATGGAGCGCCGCTACAAGCTGATGGCTGCCGTCGGCGTGCGTAACCTCGCCGGCTACAACCGCAAGGTACGTGAGGCCAAGGACAGCGGGCAGCCGATCCTCGATCCGCTGTTCAATGTGGCCAAGGCCGCCCCCGGCGAACATCCGAATCCGCTCGACACCATGCCGCACATCGTCGTGATCATCGACGAATTCGCCGACATGATGATGGTCGCCAAGAAGAACGTCGAAGAGCTGATCGCGCGTCTGGCGCAGAAGGCCCGTGCTTCCGGCATCCATCTGATCCTGGCCACGCAGCGGCCTTCGGTGGATGTGATCACTGGTCTGATCAAGGCCAATATTCCCACCCGCGTGGCCTTCCAGGTGTCGAGCAAGATCGACTCGCGCACCATTCTCGACCAGTCCGGCGCAGAAACCCTGCTGGGGCACGGCGACATGCTCTATCTGCCGCCCGGCACCGCCGCCACCGAGCGCGTGCATGGCGCCTTCGTGTCCGACGAGGAAGTGCATCGCGTGGTCAAGTACCTGCGCGAGAACCACGGCACCGCCGATTATCTGGAAGGCATTCTGGAGGACACCCAGGAACTGGGCGACGGCCGTGTGGTCGGCGAGACCGGCTTGCCGGAAGAAGCCAATGGCGAGGCCGACGATCTCTACGACATGGCGGTGCGCATCGTCACCGAGACCCGCCGTGCCTCGATCTCCGGCGTGCAGCGGCGGCTTAAGATCGGCTACAACCGCGCCGCGCGACTGATCGAAGTGATGGAAGCCGCCGGCATCGTCAGCGCGCCCGAGCACAACGGTAATCGCACCGTGCTGGCACCGCCACCGCCCAAGGATTGA
- a CDS encoding M56 family metallopeptidase: protein MTETGLLLLSWWLTAWVHGGLMLLLVYLGERLALLKAPSLREAAWRLAVLAPLLTASVQTLIVDHPWAGRVLLAVSSDSQAPAPELRPDSPSSGGRLQQASAALSTVAGGPSDVATGSELDSTGQAVRTPSARSWGAAGVVAFVGWIWSLFALLMLLRLGWHWRREHRRSALLADLDEADVVAETRELQRLAGLPPIRLALDPELASPVSLPPALICLPPWALSQLHRAQRRAMLAHEVAHLRRRDSYWQCACVLVSQVLPQPLGALARRRLAELAEFACDAWAAQRSGGGRALAESLAACAAYGYAGRKPSIFAAAMAEPRSILIERVYRLTKEQAMGFEPLSVVRQSALVLALLAACVALPGVGLRDAIAAPALSEVPEPPPPPTAPKPPAPPAVPATPIAPVAQIPEPPTPPAPPVAPAPPAPPVVGAVALSKAPTPPTPPTPPSAPVAPAAPTPPAGRAPEAPVAPVAPPAPVAPIAPASPSERRVEIRRSQVSALPPLRRLIEPDIFESHFITDPVGEDC from the coding sequence ATGACTGAGACCGGCTTGCTGCTGTTGTCCTGGTGGCTCACGGCCTGGGTGCATGGCGGCCTGATGTTGCTGCTGGTGTATCTGGGCGAGCGCCTTGCCCTGCTGAAGGCGCCATCACTGCGCGAGGCTGCCTGGCGTCTGGCCGTGCTGGCGCCGCTACTCACCGCCAGCGTGCAGACGCTGATCGTCGATCATCCCTGGGCGGGCAGAGTGTTGCTGGCCGTCAGTTCCGATTCGCAGGCCCCCGCCCCTGAGCTGCGGCCCGACTCGCCGTCGTCGGGAGGCCGATTGCAGCAAGCCAGCGCAGCTTTGTCGACTGTGGCAGGCGGACCTTCCGATGTCGCGACCGGCTCTGAGCTGGATTCGACTGGCCAGGCCGTGCGCACGCCGTCGGCTCGAAGCTGGGGTGCAGCCGGGGTGGTGGCGTTCGTGGGCTGGATCTGGTCGCTGTTTGCGCTGCTCATGCTGCTGCGACTCGGCTGGCACTGGCGACGCGAACATCGCCGCTCGGCTCTGCTTGCCGACCTTGATGAGGCTGACGTGGTCGCCGAGACGCGGGAATTGCAGCGCCTCGCCGGGTTGCCGCCGATACGCCTGGCGCTGGACCCCGAACTGGCCAGTCCAGTATCACTGCCGCCTGCGCTGATCTGTCTGCCGCCCTGGGCGCTGTCGCAACTGCACAGGGCGCAGCGTCGGGCGATGCTCGCGCACGAGGTGGCGCACCTGCGCCGTCGCGATTCCTACTGGCAGTGTGCCTGCGTGCTGGTGTCTCAGGTGCTGCCGCAGCCGCTCGGTGCACTGGCCAGGCGGCGCCTGGCGGAACTGGCCGAATTTGCCTGCGACGCCTGGGCCGCGCAGCGTTCGGGTGGCGGGCGCGCGCTGGCCGAATCGCTGGCCGCATGTGCCGCATATGGATATGCCGGGCGCAAGCCCTCGATCTTCGCTGCGGCGATGGCAGAACCGCGTTCGATACTGATCGAGCGCGTCTACCGATTGACCAAGGAGCAAGCCATGGGATTCGAACCGTTGTCCGTCGTTCGTCAGTCTGCGCTGGTCCTGGCGCTGCTGGCTGCCTGTGTGGCCCTGCCGGGCGTAGGCCTGAGAGATGCGATCGCCGCACCGGCGCTATCCGAAGTGCCGGAACCGCCGCCACCGCCTACCGCGCCGAAACCACCAGCACCGCCTGCCGTGCCAGCGACGCCAATTGCGCCTGTGGCCCAGATACCCGAGCCTCCAACGCCTCCAGCACCACCAGTTGCACCCGCGCCGCCCGCGCCTCCGGTGGTTGGCGCAGTGGCACTGTCGAAAGCGCCGACACCGCCGACGCCGCCGACACCACCCTCAGCACCGGTGGCTCCCGCGGCGCCAACTCCGCCTGCCGGGCGCGCCCCCGAAGCGCCGGTGGCGCCGGTAGCGCCACCGGCGCCAGTGGCACCCATAGCGCCGGCGTCGCCATCGGAGCGTCGGGTGGAAATCCGGAGAAGCCAGGTTTCTGCCTTGCCGCCGCTGCGAAGGCTGATCGAGCCCGATATCTTCGAGAGTCATTTCATCACCGACCCAGTCGGCGAGGACTGTTAG